In endosymbiont of unidentified scaly snail isolate Monju, the following are encoded in one genomic region:
- a CDS encoding adenylosuccinate synthase, with the protein MGKNVVVIGTQWGDEGKGKVVDLLTDRADAVVRFQGGHNAGHTLVIDGKETVLHLIPSGILRENVRCLIGNGVVLSPSALIEELEQLERNGVDARSRMGISESCPVILPYHIALDQAREAARGKKAIGTTGRGIGPCYEDKVSRRGIRLGEMLDADHFAERLREVMDYHNFALEHYFKFDTVGYQQVLDEALAQAEQILPLIEDVPGTLHRLRAEGKNVMFEGAQGALLDIDHGTYPYVTSSTTTAGGAASGSGVGPRDLDYVLGIVKAYTTRVGAGPFPTELFDGDGNHLGEKGHEFGATTGRKRRCGWLDAVALRRSLKINSVTGMCITKLDVLDGLERVKICVAYRLGGKEVDTPPVGADRFAECEPVLIEMPGWQESTVGATSMDELPAAARAYLKKIEELCETPIDIISTGPDRAQTMVLRHPFE; encoded by the coding sequence GTGGGCAAGAACGTAGTCGTCATTGGCACCCAGTGGGGTGATGAAGGCAAGGGCAAGGTCGTGGACCTGCTCACCGATCGCGCGGACGCCGTGGTGCGTTTCCAGGGGGGGCACAATGCCGGACATACCCTGGTGATCGATGGCAAGGAGACGGTGTTGCACCTGATCCCCTCGGGCATCCTGCGCGAGAACGTGCGCTGCCTGATCGGCAATGGCGTCGTGCTCTCGCCCTCGGCGCTCATCGAGGAACTCGAGCAGCTCGAGCGGAACGGTGTGGACGCACGTTCACGCATGGGCATCAGCGAGTCCTGCCCGGTGATCCTGCCGTATCACATTGCGCTCGACCAGGCGCGCGAGGCGGCGCGCGGCAAGAAGGCCATCGGCACCACGGGTCGCGGTATCGGCCCCTGCTACGAGGACAAGGTGTCGCGGCGGGGTATCCGTCTGGGCGAGATGCTCGATGCCGATCATTTCGCAGAGCGCCTGCGCGAGGTGATGGACTATCACAACTTTGCGCTCGAGCATTATTTCAAATTCGACACCGTGGGTTACCAGCAGGTGCTCGACGAAGCGCTGGCGCAGGCCGAGCAGATCCTGCCGTTGATCGAGGACGTGCCCGGCACCCTGCACCGGCTGCGCGCCGAGGGCAAGAACGTGATGTTCGAAGGCGCCCAGGGTGCGTTGCTCGACATCGACCACGGCACCTATCCCTATGTCACCTCCTCGACCACCACCGCGGGTGGCGCGGCCAGCGGCAGCGGCGTGGGTCCGCGGGATCTCGACTATGTGCTGGGCATCGTCAAGGCCTACACCACCCGCGTCGGTGCCGGTCCCTTCCCCACCGAGCTGTTCGACGGTGACGGCAACCATCTGGGCGAGAAGGGGCACGAGTTTGGCGCCACCACTGGCCGCAAGCGTCGTTGCGGCTGGCTCGATGCCGTGGCACTGCGCCGATCGCTCAAGATCAACAGCGTCACCGGTATGTGCATCACCAAGCTGGACGTGCTCGACGGCCTGGAACGCGTGAAGATCTGTGTCGCCTATCGGCTCGGCGGCAAGGAAGTCGATACTCCGCCGGTGGGTGCCGACCGCTTCGCGGAGTGCGAGCCGGTGTTGATTGAAATGCCGGGCTGGCAGGAATCGACCGTCGGCGCCACTTCGATGGACGAGCTGCCGGCGGCTGCGCGCGCCTACCTGAAGAAGATCGAGGAACTGTGCGAGACGCCGATCGACATCATTTCCACCGGCCCTGATCGTGCCCAGACCATGGTGCTGCGTCATCCTTTCGAATGA
- a CDS encoding alpha/beta hydrolase family protein, with translation MREPAIPGFFRLCLLAVTGWLLAGASLAEVVELEMAGGLPATAELLEGDAEGADPVLILHGFLQTREFATVRRLGEALNEAGYMVLLPTLSLGVPRRSQSLQCEALHLHDLDGDGREVARWVEWLSRRTGRRVAVIGHNAGGAC, from the coding sequence ATGCGAGAACCCGCCATTCCAGGATTTTTCCGCTTATGCCTGCTGGCGGTCACGGGTTGGCTGCTCGCCGGTGCGAGCCTTGCCGAGGTCGTCGAACTGGAAATGGCCGGAGGCCTCCCGGCCACGGCCGAGTTGCTGGAAGGCGATGCGGAAGGGGCGGACCCGGTGCTCATTCTGCACGGTTTTCTGCAGACGCGGGAGTTTGCGACGGTGCGACGCCTGGGCGAAGCACTGAACGAGGCGGGGTATATGGTGCTGTTGCCGACCCTGAGCCTGGGTGTGCCGCGTCGCAGCCAGAGCCTGCAGTGCGAGGCGCTGCACCTCCACGACCTGGATGGTGATGGGCGGGAAGTGGCTCGCTGGGTCGAATGGCTCTCCCGGCGAACGGGCCGGCGCGTGGCGGTGATTGGTCACAACGCCGGGGGGGCGTGCTGA
- a CDS encoding alpha/beta fold hydrolase, with protein MLSIAPQVGGVLSSEPEVAGQLSEYRLGYCGRYPTTPAAFHSYNDWSPEKMVRAMVEAKVPVCVIVGSDDKRLEAGWIRRVRKSGVDLRVIEGANHFFDSAHEFDLQDMVEQVLSGDS; from the coding sequence ATGCTCAGCATCGCACCCCAGGTAGGGGGCGTCTTGTCTTCTGAGCCCGAAGTTGCCGGGCAGCTAAGTGAATACCGGTTGGGCTATTGCGGCCGTTATCCCACGACGCCCGCAGCCTTCCATTCCTACAACGATTGGTCGCCCGAGAAGATGGTGCGCGCCATGGTAGAGGCGAAGGTTCCCGTGTGTGTGATCGTAGGGTCCGATGACAAGCGGCTCGAGGCAGGCTGGATTCGCAGGGTGCGCAAGAGCGGCGTGGACCTGCGTGTCATCGAAGGTGCCAATCACTTCTTCGACAGTGCTCACGAATTCGATCTGCAGGATATGGTGGAACAGGTCCTGTCGGGCGATAGCTGA
- a CDS encoding putative bifunctional diguanylate cyclase/phosphodiesterase: MAGISFSFRHYALWLVLLLGATYVLFGLVAYHQYETAKQTIEDSEQQVAASELEAAIHRTIAILQEEAERFIQWDELYQQLYSPTYFSYWYAHRIRSNPEKQAYFEDLMVYDAEGNALAVFEGNSLPRSMETSGAQDRYLPAGKDVRVILMRPLRRAGATKVEGYLALSARLLPNIRRRHLFNRIVSQTLYFVLQEPTTRVADLVAAARFDLRQTLTMQAMDELVLRLILLLGVLVLLPTMILMYFFMHVVGRNVQHVPEVVAALRKGESPHLSVLEGSVLKIRELEMAEQSLLDYHRELSQVNDALDEKNRELWNLAHLDALTGAQNRRAFEHFWNTLQSLAERDQRSMRLMLCDVNHFKAINDTYGHDVGDAVLQAIVRCLQRALRRGEQLFRLGGDEFVCVLLDCDDRQAMAVAARCAREVSRYPFREELGIKEPVRLSIGISPATDDPTTPLNVLLRQADVAMYHSKRPSTGAVTIYRESLDSETGPVFSSSANEAVYRAIEKGEGLCLYYQPVRSLDDEHISYYEALLRIQHGDEVLMPADILPVVESRRLERELDQAVMDELLRALYSGVIPAGTGVSINLSAPSISGSGIVSALEPFRPFLSDIRIVIEVTETALITSMEEASSNLMHLRNQGFLVALDDFGSGYSSLRYLTTMPVDIVKFDISLIRALGQEAQFRLVSHLVDFISDTGQRTVAEGVEDEQVLQQVRAAGFACMQGFLVGRPQPLRPRGVSEKSASADVPPDAT; encoded by the coding sequence ATGGCCGGCATCAGTTTTTCTTTCCGGCATTATGCGCTCTGGCTGGTATTGTTGCTGGGCGCAACCTACGTGCTTTTCGGCCTGGTTGCCTACCACCAGTACGAGACAGCCAAACAGACCATCGAGGATAGCGAGCAACAGGTTGCCGCCAGCGAGCTCGAGGCGGCGATTCATCGCACGATTGCGATCCTGCAAGAGGAGGCGGAGCGCTTCATCCAGTGGGACGAGCTCTACCAGCAGCTCTACAGCCCCACCTATTTTTCCTACTGGTACGCCCATCGCATTCGCAGTAATCCCGAGAAGCAGGCCTATTTCGAGGACTTGATGGTGTACGACGCCGAAGGGAACGCACTGGCGGTCTTCGAGGGCAACAGTTTGCCGCGTTCGATGGAGACCAGTGGAGCGCAGGATCGTTACCTGCCGGCCGGCAAGGATGTTAGGGTCATCCTGATGCGTCCCTTGCGACGCGCGGGTGCGACGAAGGTCGAGGGATACCTGGCATTGAGTGCCCGCCTGTTGCCCAATATCCGCAGGCGACACCTGTTCAACAGAATTGTTTCCCAGACCCTGTATTTTGTGTTGCAGGAACCGACGACACGGGTGGCTGACCTGGTGGCCGCCGCCCGCTTCGATCTGCGCCAGACGCTCACCATGCAGGCCATGGACGAGCTGGTGTTGCGCCTGATCCTGCTGTTGGGTGTGCTGGTGCTCTTGCCGACCATGATATTGATGTATTTCTTCATGCATGTGGTAGGGCGCAACGTGCAGCACGTACCCGAGGTGGTGGCTGCTCTGCGCAAGGGTGAGAGCCCGCACCTGTCGGTCTTGGAAGGGAGCGTGTTGAAGATTCGTGAGCTGGAGATGGCCGAGCAGTCCTTGCTCGACTATCACCGCGAACTGTCCCAGGTGAACGATGCGCTGGACGAGAAGAACCGCGAACTGTGGAATCTTGCCCATCTGGATGCACTCACCGGGGCACAGAATCGGCGAGCCTTCGAGCACTTCTGGAATACCTTGCAGTCGCTGGCCGAACGCGACCAGCGCTCCATGCGCCTGATGCTCTGCGATGTCAACCATTTCAAGGCCATCAACGACACCTATGGCCACGATGTCGGGGATGCGGTGTTGCAGGCGATCGTGCGTTGCCTGCAACGGGCACTGCGTCGAGGCGAGCAGCTGTTCCGCCTGGGGGGGGATGAATTCGTCTGCGTGTTGCTCGATTGCGACGATCGCCAGGCCATGGCGGTGGCTGCACGTTGCGCGCGGGAGGTGTCACGCTACCCCTTCCGCGAGGAGTTGGGGATCAAGGAACCGGTGCGCCTGAGTATCGGGATCTCGCCGGCGACCGATGACCCGACTACCCCGCTCAACGTGCTGTTGCGGCAGGCGGATGTGGCCATGTACCACTCCAAGCGCCCCAGCACGGGAGCGGTGACCATCTATCGTGAATCGTTGGATTCAGAGACCGGGCCGGTGTTTTCCAGCAGCGCCAACGAGGCGGTCTATCGGGCAATCGAGAAGGGCGAGGGGCTGTGCCTGTACTACCAGCCGGTGCGCAGCCTGGATGATGAACACATCAGCTATTACGAGGCGCTCTTGCGCATTCAGCATGGTGATGAAGTGCTGATGCCGGCCGACATCCTGCCGGTAGTGGAATCGCGCCGCCTGGAACGCGAGCTGGACCAGGCGGTGATGGACGAGCTCTTGCGAGCGCTGTACTCGGGGGTGATCCCCGCGGGCACGGGTGTTTCCATCAACCTGTCGGCCCCCTCTATCTCGGGCAGTGGCATCGTCTCCGCGTTGGAACCCTTCCGTCCCTTCCTGTCCGATATCCGCATCGTCATCGAGGTGACAGAGACCGCACTGATCACGAGCATGGAAGAGGCCAGCAGCAACCTGATGCATTTGCGTAACCAGGGATTTCTGGTGGCGCTCGACGACTTCGGCAGCGGCTATTCCTCGTTGCGCTATCTGACCACCATGCCGGTGGACATCGTCAAGTTCGACATCAGTCTGATTCGTGCACTCGGCCAGGAGGCGCAGTTCCGCCTGGTCAGCCACCTGGTGGATTTCATCAGTGATACCGGCCAGCGAACCGTGGCCGAAGGCGTGGAAGACGAGCAGGTGCTGCAACAGGTACGCGCGGCGGGGTTCGCCTGCATGCAGGGCTTTCTCGTGGGACGACCGCAGCCGCTTCGGCCGCGTGGGGTCAGCGAGAAATCAGCGTCAGCAGACGTTCCCCCCGACGCAACCTGA
- a CDS encoding DegQ family serine endoprotease encodes MQRLLLTIILLLGLIAAAPAALPVAVDGEPLPSLAPMLERVTGAVVNISTSSQRKLRRHPLLDDPFFRWFFEGIPQERQRQNQSLGSGVIVDARKGLVLTNHHVIEEADEIRVTLKDGRSFRARLLGKDPEMDIAVLQIPAEDLTALSWGDSDKLRVGDFVVAIGSPFGLSQTVTSGIVSALGRSGLGIEGYENFIQTDASINPGNSGGPLVNLRGELVGINTAILAPGGGNVGIGFAIPGNLAREVLRQIVEYGGLKRGVFGVSIQNLSGDLARALGLERPRGALIAEVRPGSPAERAGLQVGDVVTHIDDHEIANASDFHARLGLARIGQHIRLRVLRDGKPLRLYATIADPYAGFVPGERIAPMLVGALLGEVVDESRFGRNPAIAVGTVAAGSAAWREGLREGDVIYEVNGHRVTSIEQLTQLLRSTPRIWQVRLRRGERLLTLISR; translated from the coding sequence ATGCAACGCCTGCTGCTCACAATCATCCTGCTGCTCGGCCTGATCGCCGCCGCACCCGCCGCGCTGCCGGTGGCGGTGGACGGGGAGCCCCTGCCCAGCCTGGCCCCCATGCTGGAGCGGGTCACCGGCGCGGTAGTCAACATCTCCACCAGCAGCCAGCGCAAGCTGCGCCGTCACCCCCTGCTGGACGACCCCTTCTTTCGCTGGTTCTTCGAGGGCATCCCCCAGGAACGGCAACGGCAGAACCAGAGCCTGGGATCGGGCGTCATCGTCGATGCGCGCAAGGGACTGGTACTGACCAACCACCACGTGATCGAGGAGGCCGACGAGATCCGCGTGACCCTCAAGGACGGGCGCAGCTTCCGCGCGCGCCTGCTGGGCAAGGACCCCGAAATGGACATCGCCGTTTTACAGATCCCGGCCGAGGATCTCACCGCCCTGTCCTGGGGCGACTCGGACAAGCTGCGGGTGGGGGATTTCGTGGTCGCCATCGGCAGCCCCTTCGGCCTCAGCCAGACGGTGACCTCGGGCATCGTGTCGGCACTGGGACGCAGCGGCCTGGGCATCGAGGGCTATGAAAACTTCATCCAGACCGACGCCTCCATCAACCCCGGCAACTCCGGCGGCCCGCTGGTGAACCTGCGCGGCGAACTGGTAGGCATCAACACCGCCATCCTGGCGCCGGGTGGCGGCAACGTCGGCATCGGCTTTGCCATCCCCGGCAACCTGGCGCGCGAGGTGCTGCGCCAGATCGTGGAATACGGCGGACTCAAGCGCGGCGTGTTTGGCGTCAGCATCCAGAACCTGAGCGGCGACCTGGCGCGTGCCCTGGGCCTGGAGCGCCCGCGCGGCGCGCTGATCGCCGAGGTGCGCCCGGGCTCCCCCGCGGAACGGGCCGGCCTGCAGGTGGGCGACGTGGTCACCCACATCGACGATCACGAGATCGCCAACGCCAGCGACTTCCATGCCCGCCTGGGGCTGGCACGCATCGGTCAGCACATCCGCCTGCGAGTACTGCGCGATGGCAAACCGCTGAGACTGTATGCCACCATCGCCGATCCCTACGCGGGCTTCGTTCCGGGCGAGCGCATCGCACCGATGCTGGTCGGCGCCCTGCTCGGCGAGGTGGTGGACGAATCGAGATTCGGCCGCAACCCGGCCATCGCGGTAGGTACGGTCGCTGCCGGCTCCGCAGCCTGGCGCGAAGGCCTGCGCGAGGGCGACGTGATCTACGAGGTCAACGGCCACCGGGTCACCAGCATCGAACAGCTCACCCAGCTGCTGCGAAGCACTCCCCGTATCTGGCAGGTCAGGTTGCGTCGGGGGGAACGTCTGCTGACGCTGATTTCTCGCTGA
- a CDS encoding Hsp20 family protein has protein sequence MTAFDFSPLFRAAIGFDRLTDALEAARRADTEGWPPYDIELTGEDRYRISMAVPGYSPDELDIEVKENRLRVAGRRKDAQQERKYLHKGIVQPAFERVFQLADYVQVTGAEVKDGLLHIDLVREVPESMKPRRIEIRTAGQEGKLIEGQADRVEDENKAADAA, from the coding sequence ATGACGGCATTCGATTTTTCTCCCCTGTTTCGCGCAGCCATCGGCTTCGACCGCCTGACCGACGCGCTGGAGGCAGCGCGCCGTGCGGATACCGAGGGGTGGCCGCCCTATGACATCGAGCTGACCGGCGAGGATCGGTACCGGATCAGCATGGCAGTGCCGGGCTATTCCCCGGACGAACTGGACATCGAGGTGAAGGAGAACCGCCTGCGCGTGGCCGGCCGCCGCAAGGATGCACAGCAGGAACGCAAGTACCTGCACAAGGGCATCGTCCAGCCGGCCTTCGAGCGGGTATTCCAGCTCGCCGACTATGTGCAGGTGACCGGCGCCGAAGTGAAGGACGGCCTGCTGCATATCGACCTGGTGCGTGAAGTACCCGAGTCGATGAAGCCGCGGCGCATCGAGATCCGCACCGCAGGCCAGGAGGGCAAGCTGATCGAGGGCCAGGCCGATCGCGTCGAGGACGAAAACAAGGCGGCCGACGCGGCCTGA
- a CDS encoding riboflavin synthase: MFTGIIQAIGEVRRLEPRGGDLRLHIATGKLDLGDVVLGDSIAVNGVCLTAVELPGDGFAADVSNETLSLTSLGSLRPGSRVNLEKALTLQTRLGGHLVSGHVDGLGEILERHDDARSVRFRVRAPDELARYIAHKGSITVDGTSLTVNAVDGAVFELNIVPHTLQETIMDEYAPGRRVNLEVDLLARYLERLLLGERAAEAGSSGVDLALLARAGFKV; encoded by the coding sequence ATGTTCACCGGCATCATTCAGGCCATCGGAGAAGTGCGTCGCCTGGAGCCGCGTGGTGGCGATCTGCGGCTGCACATCGCCACTGGCAAGCTGGACCTGGGCGATGTGGTCCTGGGCGACAGCATCGCGGTCAATGGCGTGTGCCTGACCGCCGTCGAGCTGCCGGGCGACGGCTTCGCCGCCGATGTGTCCAACGAGACCCTGTCGCTGACCTCGCTGGGCAGCCTGCGTCCCGGCAGCCGGGTGAACCTGGAGAAGGCGCTGACCCTGCAGACCCGTCTTGGCGGGCACCTAGTGTCGGGACACGTGGACGGGCTGGGCGAGATTCTGGAGCGTCACGATGACGCCCGCTCGGTGCGCTTCCGGGTGCGTGCGCCGGACGAGTTGGCGCGCTACATCGCGCACAAGGGCTCGATCACGGTGGATGGCACCAGCCTGACGGTGAATGCGGTGGATGGCGCGGTGTTCGAACTGAACATCGTGCCACATACCCTGCAGGAGACCATCATGGACGAGTACGCGCCGGGCCGGCGGGTGAACCTGGAGGTCGACCTGCTGGCCCGTTACCTGGAACGTCTGCTGCTGGGCGAGCGCGCGGCCGAGGCAGGCAGCAGCGGGGTGGACCTGGCGCTGCTGGCCCGCGCCGGGTTCAAGGTCTGA
- the nadA gene encoding quinolinate synthase NadA, protein MKPQYANTPTSPHIQVPPHPRWSALSPAEREALRERIKQLMRERDAVLVAHYYVDSELQSLAEETGGCVADSLEMARFGARSDARTLVVCGVRFMGETAKILNPEKTVLMPDLGATCSLDEGCPAEAFSAFCDQHPDRTVVVYANTSAEVKARADWTVTSGIALDIVRHLHERGEKILWAPDKHLGRYVQRQTGADILLWEGSCVVHEEFKGFALERLRRLHPEAAVLVHPESPDEVVGQADVVGSTTALIKAVKELPNEEFIVATDDGIFWKMQQAAPGKKLISAPTAGEGATCESCAHCPWMAMNALQNLETALREGRSEIHIDEAVRQRAVVSIQRMLGFAERRG, encoded by the coding sequence ATGAAACCGCAATACGCCAACACCCCGACCTCGCCGCATATCCAGGTGCCGCCGCACCCGCGGTGGTCGGCACTCTCGCCCGCCGAGCGCGAGGCGCTCCGCGAGCGCATCAAGCAGCTCATGCGCGAGCGCGATGCCGTGCTGGTCGCCCACTACTACGTGGACAGCGAGCTGCAATCGCTGGCCGAGGAGACCGGCGGCTGCGTGGCCGACTCGCTGGAGATGGCCCGCTTCGGTGCGCGTTCGGATGCCCGCACCCTGGTGGTCTGCGGCGTGCGCTTCATGGGCGAGACCGCCAAGATCCTCAATCCTGAGAAGACCGTGCTGATGCCCGACCTGGGCGCGACCTGCTCGCTCGACGAGGGCTGCCCGGCCGAGGCCTTCAGCGCCTTCTGCGACCAGCACCCCGACCGCACCGTGGTGGTGTATGCCAACACCAGCGCCGAGGTGAAGGCGCGCGCCGACTGGACCGTGACCTCGGGCATCGCGCTGGACATCGTGCGTCACCTGCACGAGCGCGGCGAGAAGATCCTCTGGGCCCCGGACAAGCACCTGGGCCGCTACGTGCAGCGCCAGACCGGGGCGGACATCCTGCTGTGGGAAGGCAGTTGCGTGGTGCACGAGGAATTCAAGGGCTTCGCACTCGAGCGCCTGCGCCGCCTGCACCCCGAGGCGGCGGTACTGGTACATCCCGAGTCGCCCGACGAGGTGGTCGGCCAGGCCGACGTGGTCGGCTCGACCACCGCACTGATCAAGGCGGTGAAGGAACTGCCCAACGAGGAGTTCATCGTCGCCACCGACGACGGCATCTTCTGGAAGATGCAGCAGGCCGCTCCCGGCAAGAAACTCATCTCTGCGCCCACCGCCGGCGAAGGCGCCACCTGCGAGTCCTGCGCGCACTGCCCCTGGATGGCCATGAACGCCCTGCAGAACCTCGAGACCGCCCTGCGCGAGGGCCGGAGCGAGATCCACATCGACGAGGCGGTCCGCCAGCGTGCGGTGGTCTCCATTCAGCGCATGCTGGGCTTTGCCGAACGACGCGGCTGA
- a CDS encoding ROK family protein: MSARIGIDLGGTKIEGVLLHADGRLDPRLRIATPQDDYQATLDAIAGLVDHLDPGGRLPVGIGSPGARSPETGLLRNSNSTCLNGQPLLDDLQARLGRPVRLANDADCFALSEASDGAAAGARSVFGVIIGTGTGAGIVIDGRLLAGPNAIAGEWGHNPLPWPVHDELPGPPCYCGRHGCIETFLSGPGMARDHGTGQDSRAIVAAAEAGDPRARTTLDRYHDRLARALASVINLLDPEVIVLGGGMGQIRSLYNELPRRLPPYLFSDTLRTRIVPPATATPAGCVAPPGCGPWKKYGNSHNRAPHPLRFLHTFPHGRSA; the protein is encoded by the coding sequence ATGAGCGCACGCATTGGTATCGACCTCGGTGGCACCAAGATCGAAGGGGTGCTGCTGCATGCCGACGGCCGGCTCGACCCCCGGCTGCGCATCGCCACGCCCCAGGACGACTACCAGGCCACCCTGGACGCCATCGCCGGACTGGTCGATCATCTCGACCCCGGCGGTCGCCTGCCGGTAGGTATCGGCTCCCCGGGCGCGCGCTCACCCGAGACCGGCCTGTTGCGCAACAGCAACTCCACCTGCCTCAACGGCCAACCCCTGCTGGACGACCTGCAGGCCCGGCTCGGCCGGCCGGTACGCCTGGCCAACGATGCCGACTGCTTCGCCCTGTCCGAAGCATCGGACGGGGCGGCAGCCGGCGCACGCAGCGTGTTCGGGGTGATCATCGGTACCGGCACTGGCGCCGGCATCGTCATCGACGGCCGCCTGCTCGCCGGCCCCAACGCCATCGCCGGCGAATGGGGACACAATCCCCTGCCCTGGCCCGTGCACGATGAACTCCCCGGCCCCCCCTGCTACTGTGGCCGGCACGGCTGCATCGAGACCTTCCTCTCCGGCCCCGGCATGGCGCGCGACCATGGAACCGGCCAGGACAGCCGCGCCATCGTGGCCGCGGCCGAGGCCGGCGATCCGCGCGCCCGCACTACCCTGGACCGCTACCACGACCGGCTGGCACGCGCCCTGGCCTCGGTCATCAACCTGCTCGACCCCGAGGTGATCGTGCTCGGCGGCGGCATGGGCCAGATCCGCTCACTCTACAACGAGCTGCCCCGGCGGCTGCCGCCCTACCTGTTCTCGGACACCCTGCGCACCCGCATCGTGCCCCCCGCCACGGCGACGCCAGCGGGGTGCGTGGCGCCGCCTGGTTGTGGTCCCTGGAAGAAGTACGGGAATTCGCATAATCGGGCGCCGCATCCACTAAGATTTCTTCATACATTCCCTCATGGGAGAAGCGCATGA
- a CDS encoding dynamin family protein → MSSSNVIEHRLKQLETHLEQENPVLLNAVQSFRKLDLVTRRMGLLGDDESHAPQIPWWPLISVLGTFSAGKSTFINDYLGEKLQRSGNQAVDDRFTVICYSNQKESHTLPGVALDSDPRFPFYKISAEIEKVAAGEGSRIDAYLQLKTCGSEHLRGKIIIDSPGFDADAQRTSTLRITDHIIDLSDLVLVFFDGRHPEPGAMRDTLDHLVNKTIHRPDSGKFLYILNQLDTTAREDNPEEVVAAWQRALGERGLTAGRFFTIFSKSAANPIEDPALRDRFEKKRDADLAEIYARMQQVEVERAYRIVGSLEKTARDIEEKTVPALLELIRAWRRRTLIGDAVVLALACGLFLYGYLNSDLPQTGWHWLSQSPLRLFLGTLGAWLAWLGLHFGVRKLAARSLRAMARRLVTERGIRGNLLGAFLANTVPWRSIFSKKPRGWARRDRRRIAEVLEDTDRYVQDLNDSFTNPSGRTPVDLEAEVAAPEPRVASSGE, encoded by the coding sequence ATGAGCAGCAGTAACGTCATCGAACACCGCCTGAAACAGCTCGAGACCCACCTCGAACAGGAAAACCCGGTCCTGCTCAACGCGGTCCAGAGCTTCCGCAAGCTGGACCTGGTAACCCGGCGCATGGGCCTGCTCGGCGACGACGAATCACACGCCCCCCAGATCCCCTGGTGGCCCCTGATCTCGGTGCTGGGCACCTTTTCGGCGGGCAAATCCACCTTCATCAACGACTACCTCGGCGAGAAGCTTCAACGCAGCGGCAACCAGGCGGTAGACGACCGCTTCACCGTCATCTGCTACAGCAACCAGAAGGAATCGCACACCCTGCCCGGCGTGGCACTGGACTCCGACCCGCGCTTTCCCTTCTACAAGATCAGCGCCGAGATCGAAAAGGTCGCCGCCGGCGAGGGCTCGCGCATCGACGCCTATCTGCAGCTCAAGACCTGCGGCAGCGAGCACCTGCGCGGCAAGATCATCATCGACTCGCCCGGATTCGATGCCGATGCCCAGCGCACCTCCACCTTGCGCATCACCGATCACATCATCGACCTGTCCGACCTGGTGCTGGTGTTCTTCGACGGCCGCCACCCCGAACCCGGCGCAATGCGCGACACCCTCGACCACCTCGTGAACAAGACCATCCACCGGCCCGATTCCGGCAAGTTCCTCTATATCCTCAACCAGCTCGACACCACCGCGCGCGAGGACAACCCCGAAGAGGTCGTCGCCGCCTGGCAGCGCGCCCTGGGGGAACGCGGGCTCACCGCCGGACGCTTCTTCACCATCTTCAGCAAGAGCGCAGCCAACCCCATCGAGGACCCGGCTCTTCGCGACCGCTTCGAAAAGAAGCGTGACGCCGACCTGGCCGAAATCTACGCACGCATGCAGCAGGTAGAAGTGGAACGTGCCTACCGCATTGTCGGCAGCCTGGAGAAGACCGCGCGCGACATCGAGGAGAAGACCGTCCCCGCACTGCTCGAGCTGATCCGCGCCTGGCGCCGCCGCACCCTGATCGGCGATGCCGTGGTCCTGGCCCTGGCCTGCGGCCTGTTCCTCTACGGCTACCTGAACAGCGACCTGCCGCAGACCGGCTGGCACTGGCTGAGCCAGAGCCCGTTGCGCCTGTTCCTGGGCACCCTGGGCGCCTGGCTGGCCTGGCTGGGCCTGCACTTCGGGGTCCGCAAGCTGGCCGCACGCTCGCTGCGCGCCATGGCGCGACGCCTGGTCACCGAGCGCGGCATCCGCGGCAACCTGCTGGGTGCCTTCCTCGCCAATACCGTGCCCTGGCGCAGCATCTTCAGCAAGAAGCCACGCGGCTGGGCACGCCGCGACCGGCGGCGCATCGCCGAGGTGCTGGAAGACACCGACCGCTACGTGCAGGATCTCAACGACAGCTTCACCAACCCCTCGGGCCGGACACCCGTGGACCTCGAGGCCGAGGTGGCGGCACCCGAGCCGCGGGTCGCCAGCAGCGGGGAATGA